The Carcharodon carcharias isolate sCarCar2 chromosome 2, sCarCar2.pri, whole genome shotgun sequence genomic sequence AAATTTGCAATGCAGTCACAATTCAATGTTTACATGAAACTTGGTTTCTGTTGTAAATAATTTACAAGACTTGATCATTTAATAATGCTATGCCTACCTGGAGagattaattactttaattcttATTTTCAATTAATTCAAGGTGTCATTGCAGTGATCATGAGCATGTACAGAGCTCACAATTATACTGCAATGACAGAGGAAGGGGCTGTTCTTGGTTTGCGTGTGTATTATTTGCACAGCTAGTGCATATAATTTACTTCATGGCGATACAGCAATCAGACAGTAACAAAACTTGCACAAGATGATTGCGGCTTAAGTTTGCTTTTACATAGGCACGAATCCCCTCTCAGAAAAAAATGTTACCAGAAAgtctcattttatttttaaaaagtatctcAAACACTTTGGCTCAGTGGGACTCCCTATAACATGAGTTTCCAAATCTGCTGATCCAGCTGATGCCGGTCTTCGGACCAAAGTTGGCAATTGTGATTAGTTCCATTCTCAGGAATGCTAGCAATCATAAAGGTAGCTAATAGCTGCCAGCCTATTGTGAGATGTAGTTCTATTGATTGTTAAGCATAATTGCCAATTCAAAGTTTCTCAGTTCACAAGATAAACTATGTCCAAGCCTGCATAGTCCAGTATACTAGCATGTTTATGAGTAGCCAAGCAAGAATTTGGAAGTGATCCTGTATCAAAGTTCTAAGCGAAAGTCACTATGACATGCTTAAGGAAGCATATATGTCTAGTCCATTGTTACATTCTTCAAAGTAAAACCATGCTGCTCTAGGGAAAATGATAATAAATGTCATTTTTGGTACTCAACACAAACAATCATATGATTGGTAGAGATTCAGTCTTGATCTAGACAAAGATTGGTTATTTTGTTTCCAACATAAGATATTATTGTACTGTTTGCTTTCATATGGTTAGTGTCTTGCGAGATTGCAAAGATGAAAAGGCTTGGCACAGGACATAAGATTCAAAGACACATTCATAACTTTCCATAGAATTCCAGTTGTCCTTTTGACATTCATTGAATTTTTCACAGAATTTATAAGCTGTAAATTGTTTGGGTATCAATTACTACCACTGAAAATGCTTGGTTATActtaattaatattttaaaaatgcaacataGCACACCTACTTTGCAACAAGAAATGTCCTGGTCCAAACATGTGTCAATCAAAAAAGTCTAACATTGTCTTATGCTAGAAGAGAAAAATCACACAAGAACTAATCAATGTTGatggatcctttaaaaaattccaggatctgaATCTTccccaaaaactaatcagttcttccttgggccataccctatctatataccaagttttgttgaaataTGTCCATTAGTTTTTAAGATATATTGTTTACCACCAAACAGACCAGGTGCAAAAACATTACCTCTGCTCACCCTCAGTGGCGGAAGCAATTATGAAAGGGAACTGGCGAACAATGATTCAGGCAAATTGGTCATTATGGCGAAGGCTTCAcaaagcaggaacacaaacttaAAATGAGGAATTTGGGCAAAGTGTAAGGGGATTGGAAGGAAGGCCACTGAAGTAAATAGATTAAAAACATTTCCTGAGGATTAGGGGTAGCTCTGTGAAAAAGAGACAAGTTCATTGAACATAACAGCCTTTTTCTAAAATGCTTATACTGCTAACAGCCTCAAAGCAGGTACTACTTGAATGCATTTCTTCAGAAGCAAAGGGCTGTCATAAACTCATTGAGACACGAGTGGTAAATTTATATTGTAGCTATCAGCTTGAGACCAGTAGCTGCACATCTGTTTCCATCCAAATAATAGCTTGCTGAAACTGCCTGATGTGATTTAGAATTTTGCAGGTGTGAAAAACTCTGCTCCCAGCAACTAAAATTTAGATTTTTATAGAACAGGAGCGAGGGTCTCTtcattctcataatataaatacaCTCTTGGCAAGTTCAAAAAGTGTCCTAGGGATCATACAGATTCAATTCAATATCAAATAGAACTCCCACCTGGCAACCCAGCACAACAAGCACTGTTCAAAACCAGGTTATGCAATTCACTGGAATAAAATCCTGTGTAGTGTCTTCAAAGACATGTTGCTAAAGTACGATCAAGCCCTGGTTGCACACTAATGCTATATCTTTAGAATCATTTTGCAGCAATACTACCAATGTAGTATAAATACAGACCAAACCCAACTTCaacagatgccagtgaatattaCTGAATGATGACTTGACTATACATTTCAACAGCTAAAGGGGAATGAAAATTTCATCTACCTATGCTGTTCAAAAGTTGCAATAACATATAACTTTCAGATTCTGCAACTGGGCAACATGTACAAATAGCTTCCCTCTTCTTATTAACAGACATTACTGTTCCACAGATCATCAGTCTTACTTTCTCTCAGCTGGTTGATAATTCTAGTGAGACTGTCAATTTTCTGctcttttcttttcagtttttgctGGAGTACTCTGAATTTTTGCCTATGTTCTTCATTCTTCTTTCTTTCCCATGCAAGCTTCTTTTCTAGAGTTCTCCTGATGATATCTGGACAGGGACTCATAAAGTAACTGTGATCCTGGGGAAATGTCATTCCTGACAAATCTTGATCATCAGGAGAAGAAAGCACAGTCTCAGAGGAACATTGCACTTCTTCAGAAGCCAGATCTCGAGTTGATAGATGGGCTTCTGTTTCTGGGATAAGCACTTCTGTAGATATCCAAGTAGTTTCTTCTGATATTGTTACTTGCTCAGATGTTATATCTGTAGATGTTGTAAATAAACAGGGCAAAATACTAGCAGACactgtaggtacatccactgaaCTCACCAGTGCTGTAGATGTATCCGATAGTACTTCAGGTACATTGGCTGTCCAATGGAAGGCATCTGAACACAGAGCTGCAGCTGAATCTTGAGATTGTTCCTCTGAATGAACTGTTATAAACCCACTTGAAACTGATTCCATCTTTGCATCTGTTGTACATGTTTGAGTTTGTGCACTGCAGTTAAACAGTGTGAGGACTTCTGAAGACTCTGCTTCAGGTTTTAGAGGAACTTCCAATACTTGAGAAAATTCTGCTAAATTCAGGACTGCTGCAGCTGCTAGTTGAGCTAGTCTCCCTGTATTAAGAGTCTCTGTAGTTAAAGTAGACTGTAACTCTGTGATTTTTgctggctcagttggctggtgAAATGCTTCATCAACTGAATCAGCTTGCGATGGCAAATGCGACACCTGGACCTCCGAGGTTCTCTTATAATGTTCACCAGAAGCTTTTGCCTTATGTAGCCTTCGGGAGCTTGTATTCTGCAAAATAGATAAACTTAATGTTTGAATTCTGTTATTTGTATAAAAAAACTGAATACATTTTTCACTGCATTTTACCATCTATGAGATAATTTGATTTTACTCAATTTACCCAATGGTACAAGAAACTACAGGGGCCATTTAAAATGGCcatttttataataaatcaagCCAACATCCCCTTCCATTGTGTCCCCCTAaatccacccccacaccacaaaaCAAATCCCAAGTCAAAATCTGTACTCGTTGCAAAAAAACCCTGTAATGTATTCTTCAAAAGAACTCCTCACTGACATTCTTGACTCCAACAGTCAGTAAAAACATCACAATTTAGTATTCCCACACAAAATACTGCCTACATTTCTTTTGCGGGACTGACAATAAATAATGGTGCACCAGTTCAAAGTGTACCATAGAGTTTGTGCTTTGGAGGACACTTTCTCAACAGTTTTTAATCAATGCACTAAGACTTTGGTAGCTACTTAATTCAACCAATTACATCTTAAGTTGTTGCTATCTAAAGCATTCAAGATTTGGGTTATTTGATATGTAATGGGAAAAGTTCTTACAAAAAGTATATATGATTACCCACGCCAACAGACAACATACTTGTGATTGCTTAGGGCAAAAATTTAAGTTTTAATCAAGAAGTCATCAAAACTGATTTACTAAAGTAAATGACAGACACAATAATGGTTGAAACTGTACCTTGTTTTTCGGAGGTGGAAATATGGTTGGaatggaagagaattttaaatgcCTTCTATCATTCCTTTCCTCAAAACAATCTTTTGTGAAGTGGTCACTACAGAGAGTTGCTCTTGGTGATGGCATCCAGTTTTCCCGTGCTACAGCTTTCAGCCATTTTGCCATGAGGTCAGGCCTTGAAATAGGAAATCTATGTCGACAGAATCCAAAATAAAATAGAAGTAGGGATTCAACACAACTTACTGAAACTGCAAACATCCTAAATAACCTTTTCAgatttttatatttattaattTGAGATGCGTGCTTATCAGTCAAAGCATCTGCTCGCAACTCTGGGCTAAACTGACTGTCTGCAACTGCTCCATTCTGCTAAGATATCTTAAAACACACTTGATAATTAAATGAGTTTGAGCAGTTAGATTATTTTAtagaatagaaacatagaaactaggagcagcagtaggccattcggcccttcaagcctgctccgccattcattatgatcatggctgatcatcctactcaatagcctgctcacagTTGGGTTCTAACTGATAAAAATCGGATTACCCAGCTCTGCAACTTTTTGGATGTGAAAATAAACAGATCCTCAAAAATAGGATACAACACTTAAGGATATAACCTCATCTGTAGTCTGACAGCCCTGAacgtgcccaattctaaatcttttaacgagctggtagaccttgtgaagacacattttcagctgAAACCGATTGTGGAGAGATTATGAATAAGGGCCCCAGGTGAGTCAATCGCAACTTGTAATGCGAAGTTAcaacagttgactgagcactgcgacttcggagatgcactcaatgacatgttgtgAGATCATCAGGTTTGTGGAGTACACGACACCGTCATTcgcttgcagaagttaatattgaccTGAAGCGCTAGCAATGCAGAGCGCTGAGAAGGACACGGAGGCTTTGCAAAATGTGCAACATGGTGCCATTCTTCAGCTGGGGTGAGAACCTTGGCATGAAAACCACAGAGACAGCCGCAAAGTGGGGGACAGTTTCTGTTGCTCGAAAAACAAAGGCAtactggaagcatctcaccagcAATTTAGAAATTAATTTGTTACTTGTGTGAGGGTAACCATGTACTGGAACCctgtagatttaaagaggcagaatgccactactgtcacaaaaaaggaatgtaaAAAAGCAACGCAGGGCAAAATTGACACAGCCAGTCAGACAGCAGatcaagatgattgaagtgcacaatataactgaaccagaagttgctgatatctattccctattctatgtcaaagcagtaaaaactgaaccaatcaccatcaccttcaaacGAATTGGAAATCTCTAGTCACAGAGGTAGACATAGGAACATTGACCATAGTGGttggagaacacacatttaaatacctaaatgaaggtgcccagccactgaatctggagcaaaccacggctCAGCTGAAGATGTACACTGGAGAGGCAAAATAGGTAAAAGGCATCACCAACCACTGTACATGTATACCATAGGCAAcggacagcccagcttccagtgattagatccttcacctgttacaatagTCTTCTGGGCCGCaattggttacaaaaaattaagctcaattgGTCAAAGGTTTTTCAAgttagaacaggaggaattcctgagctgttacgGGAGTACAACAGCGTATTTTGTGACGAACAGGGAATGATAAAAagcctacaagcaaaaatatatgtaagGCCATAAGatctaggagcagaagtaggccattcagcctattgaatctgctctgctattcaatgagatcatggttgatctgataatcctcagctctgctttcctgccttttccccatagcccttgtcctttactgattaaaaatctgtctatttcagccttgaatatacttaacgatccagcttctacagccctctgcagtaaagaattccacagattcaccaccctcagagaagaaattcctcctcatctctgtcttaaatgggcgacctcttactctgaggttatgccctctggtcctagactctcccacaaggggataaacctctcagcatctaccctgtcaagcccccctaagaatcttatatgtttcaataaggtcacctctcattcttctaaactccaatgagtacaggcccaacctagtcaacctctcataagaaaatccccccatacccaggatcaacctagtgaactttctctggattgcccccaatgccagtatatctttccttagataaggggacaaaaactgttcacagtatactaggtgtggtctaactagtgccttagatagttttagcaagacttccctatttttatactctattccctttgaaataaaggtcaacatcctatttgccttccctattaccctgGTTCTTTAAAACCAGACTTGTGCCTCacgccctaaaggagaaggtggatactGAAGTGTGCTGCTTAGAAAAGCTAAGCGTAATctagccagtccaattttcagaatggtgGGGCACCCAGTGATGAAACCAGATCTGCGTTTGcagagactacaaattaactgtgaacaaggctgctaaattagataaAAATCCTATTGTGAGGATTGAAGATTTGTACACTAAGctagctggaggaaaatcctacatCAAaatggacatgagccatgcataccaactagagctggatagcacatcaagagggtatgtaaccatcaacacacacaagggcctgtaccaatatacatacctaccctttggtgtatcaCCTGCCTGTGAGATTTTCCAAAGGACTATGGAAAGCCTACAGCAAGGACTTCCGAGTTGTAGTGTACTTGGTTGacgtcctgatcacaggatcaatggaagccgaacatttggccaacctagaagaggttttaaacTGGTGTACAATTGAAGAAAGAGAAGTGTACTTTTCAAGTGACTGAAGTCACATACTTGGGTCATCGTGTGGGTGCCCAGGAGTTACatcagtagaggagaaagtcagggcaatcaacgAGGCACCCTCGAATGTCCTACCAATGTCACTGAACTCAAGACTTTTTTGTGCATGATAAATTATTACGgttgcttcttgccaaacttgtcaacagtgtccgcccctttacacttattactgaaaaagaaccattgatggtcatggaaggtgcaacaagaagccttcataaaagtcaagaagctattacacTCCTTATGTCTACTAgcacattatgacccatcaaaggAATTAATTCTAATTTGTGATGCACCTCCCTGCAGGGTGGGAATGgtgttgtcacacaggatggaagatggttctgaaAGGCCAATAGACTGTGTCTCCAGAACCTTCTCTGCAGCTGCGAAGGGTTATTCATAACTTGAAAACGAAGGGTTATCAGTAATATctggagtaaagaaattccatcagtatttGCATGGTCGACATTCCACCATAGTGTCCGATCATAAGCCACTAATGGGTTTATctagtgaagataaagcaattccgCTGACAGCCTGTGCCAGAATTCTATGATGGGCCTTGATTTTctcagcatatgaatacacctttatgcaccatctgggcatgcatatagcaaatgcagatgtCCTCAGAAGTCTTCCACTGCCAGAAAGCATTGtatatgctccagtgccacaagaagttgtacttgagttgaatttcctggactctttGCCAGTCTGTGCGAAGCAAAAATAGAATTGGACAAACTGGGAACCAATTTTATCCTTGCAGGTACTGTAAGGATGGTGGAATGCACCAAtctctgaagagataagaccattctATGCCCAAAAAACTGAGTGAAGTTGTCAAGATCAAATCTTGTTGTGAACAGCAAGAGTCTTTGTCCCTTCACAAGGAAAAGAACACTCTTggcagagcttcacagtgtgtatccaggcatatcgaagatgaagatgTTTGTGTAAAGCTATATCTGGcagccaggtatagacagtgatatagaaaacatggttaaacactgtctccagtgtcagcaacaacagaagttgcctgtttcagctccattgCATCCGTTGGAGTGGGTCTGTGTTAGACTACACAAAGACTTAATCTATAATCACATGAcctatgtatatatgtatgtgctgtggattaagatattcttgtaaataagaaacataaaaaaaattaaaagggggaggaatgtagtgattgtaagtaaaacctttcctgCTGTTTTAGGGGTCGCGTGATTGTACTGATGAATCAGTCCTAGGTGCAGGTAAACTTAGGGGGTagagctttctagttgtggacctggttcaagcatgtagcttctacaagttaactgtttcaagtaagaaacctgtccagcaATCCAAGTTTATCACACCAGTGTACAAAGTAGATTCACTGAAGCAGAAGATCCAAGTGCAAAAGATAATCCCACCACTGATTGGGTTCATCAACTAGACATTCCAGGAATAACAATGATCAACCACACCACTCATAAGGTCATAGAAACAAAGCAAACCACAAAGATGCTGATCAATAGGCTGGTTACAGCCAGCATAATTCCCCTGTGCCTGAAACACTTACACTATGTAGCTGGCACCACAAGTTATTTCTCCCACCAGTCCAAAACATAACTGAACCACAAGTCATAATTTTTCACATTTCCATCACTACCTCGAATATATTTATTACCGTTTAAGTATACAGTCAACTCAACACATCCACTACATAACAATCCAGTTCCTCATCTCAagataataaaaacacaaagtgctggaaaaactcagtcggtctggcagcacctgtggagagagaaaccttcCAGTCCTATATGACTCTAATCTCAAGATTTGTTAAGTAACTAGGCTGTTTCTGACACAAGGAAGCCACTCAAAACTTGACGAGTTTCTTGTTATTGCGATTGCTATGTCATCCGATTGCAATGTCATCCGATTGCAACCCTTCTCTAGCACAAGGCTACACGTGCTTGGCATCATCACTGTACATAGTATTTAGCAAGATCAGTAACAACACAGGCCAACAATTCATAGCCAATAAACTACTGGCTAAAAGCGAAAGACTTACTCATGCAATTCTTATTTGAGTGTGCGTCATTTTCTGAAACCCCTTGAAAGGTCATCTTCTTTATTTGAGCTAGTTAAGAAAATATATTTATGAAACGGTAACAGAAACTAGCAGGAATAATGATTGAAGCCATGTTGGCCAATACAGACTACCGCATACAGACTGTACCATGCGTCTACTAAAGAAGGGAGTGTAAGGTTGTAGCACAAAAAAAttgaaaagaataaaaagaagcggTTTCCAAAAGTCAGATTTCACACCCCGTTGTAAAGTGTCTTGGTAAACTTGTTTTAAACTGCAGGAAATGCTGTTAAATTAAATCGCAGATAGCAACGTATACAAAATATCCAACGAGGCGGAGCATAAACATAGAGAGCAGCAGCGTATCGATTGGAGTGACCGCTTTGGAGAGAGGCTGTCGCGCACAAACTGAGTGAGGTGAATGATTTAAAATCGCCACCGTCACCGTGATGACACTGCCCCTGCCCTGGAGAAAAGAAATGCGCTCTTGCAAATTCTCACGCAAGAGAACTGAAGTTAGAATCTTTTCAGAGTAATTATTTTGAAAGGGAAAGTTGTCCTCCTAGCAGTGTGGCAAGGTACCTGTGGAAAGTTATACCGCTCCCTTTCTTGAAGCGGTTCTTGCAGTCCAGTGCGCTGCAGGAGACTGGCATCTTCCAGGTTCGGCCGCCAGCAGTCGCCGCTCCTTCTGCCTGTCAGAAAGATGGCGGCCGGCTGGCGGTGACGTCACTTGGAATCCGGCCCCTGGATTCGAATTCTGGAGGAAGGATACAAAACATTCGCATTCTATTGCAGGCCTTGCATGAAGGGCAATGTTTCATCAGAAATACGGTCGCCTTTAGTTACAATTAAAAATCCTTCAGTTATCCTTAGGTTGCAGCCCCAAACGAGAGGAAGCCTTCAAGATTGAGGTGTATTAGCCCGCAGTAACCTTGTCTCCACAAACAGCACCGATTCCTAATGAAATTCAATCTTTTATTTTAGTGGCCGGGTTTTACTACTTGCTGAGCCATGTTGTCTTTCTGTCACACCCGCGGCCTGTCACTTCCTAAAATTGCCACCCACGAAAACTACAACTCCCAGCATCCTGCCCTCCTTCCCCCGATAGGCTGGCTGATAAAGCCGCAGCGAGCTGATTGGTCTGTTAGACC encodes the following:
- the LOC121269100 gene encoding THAP domain-containing protein 5-like isoform X1; protein product: MPVSCSALDCKNRFKKGSGITFHRFPISRPDLMAKWLKAVARENWMPSPRATLCSDHFTKDCFEERNDRRHLKFSSIPTIFPPPKNKNTSSRRLHKAKASGEHYKRTSEVQVSHLPSQADSVDEAFHQPTEPAKITELQSTLTTETLNTGRLAQLAAAAVLNLAEFSQVLEVPLKPEAESSEVLTLFNCSAQTQTCTTDAKMESVSSGFITVHSEEQSQDSAAALCSDAFHWTANVPEVLSDTSTALVSSVDVPTVSASILPCLFTTSTDITSEQVTISEETTWISTEVLIPETEAHLSTRDLASEEVQCSSETVLSSPDDQDLSGMTFPQDHSYFMSPCPDIIRRTLEKKLAWERKKNEEHRQKFRVLQQKLKRKEQKIDSLTRIINQLREKHDEHEKEELDQTQQCHCTGGVSAEHVAVGADSR
- the LOC121269100 gene encoding THAP domain-containing protein 5-like isoform X2, with protein sequence MAKWLKAVARENWMPSPRATLCSDHFTKDCFEERNDRRHLKFSSIPTIFPPPKNKNTSSRRLHKAKASGEHYKRTSEVQVSHLPSQADSVDEAFHQPTEPAKITELQSTLTTETLNTGRLAQLAAAAVLNLAEFSQVLEVPLKPEAESSEVLTLFNCSAQTQTCTTDAKMESVSSGFITVHSEEQSQDSAAALCSDAFHWTANVPEVLSDTSTALVSSVDVPTVSASILPCLFTTSTDITSEQVTISEETTWISTEVLIPETEAHLSTRDLASEEVQCSSETVLSSPDDQDLSGMTFPQDHSYFMSPCPDIIRRTLEKKLAWERKKNEEHRQKFRVLQQKLKRKEQKIDSLTRIINQLREKHDEHEKEELDQTQQCHCTGGVSAEHVAVGADSR
- the LOC121269100 gene encoding THAP domain-containing protein 3-like isoform X3, with amino-acid sequence MPVSCSALDCKNRFKKGSGITFHRFPISRPDLMAKWLKAVARENWMPSPRATLCSDHFTKDCFEERNDRRHLKFSSIPTIFPPPKNKNTSSRRLHKAKASGEHYKRTSEVQVSHLPSQADSVDEAFHQPTEPAKITELQSTLTTETLNTGRLAQLAAAAVLNLAEFSQVLEVPLKPEAESSEVLTLFNCSAQTQTCTTDAKMESVSSGFITVHSEEQSQDSAAALCSDAFHWTANVPEVLSDTSTALSMMNMKKKNWTKHSNVTVLEEFLQNMWL